In Haliaeetus albicilla chromosome 14, bHalAlb1.1, whole genome shotgun sequence, one genomic interval encodes:
- the SEPHS1 gene encoding selenide, water dikinase 1 isoform X2, which translates to MSVRESFNPESYELDKSFRLTRFTELKGTGCKVPQDVLQKLLESLQENHFQEDEQFLGAVMPRLGIGMDTCVIPLRHGGLSLVQTTDYIYPIVDDPYMMGRIACANVLSDLYAMGVTECDNMLMLLGISNKMTDRERDKVMPLIIQGFKDAAEEAGTSVTGGQTVLNPWIVLGGVATTVCQPNEFIMPDNAVPGDVLVLTKPLGTQVAVAVHQWLDIPEKWNKIKLVVTQEDVELAYQEAMMNMARLNRTAAGLMHTFNAHAATDITGFGILGHAQNLAKQQRNEVSFVIHNLPVLAKMAAVSKACGNMFGLMHGTCPETSAVNSRAVNI; encoded by the exons ATGTCTGTTCGGGAGTCGTTTAACCCAGAAAGTTACGAACTGGACAAAAGCTTCCGTCTGACCCGATTCACTGAACTGAAAGGCACAGGCTGCAAAGTGCCTCAGGATGTGTTACAGAAACTGCTCGAGTCTCTACAAGAAAACCATTTTCAGGAAGATGAACAGTTCTTGGGGGCAGTTATGCCCAGGTTGG GAATTGGGATGGACACTTGCGTTATTCCATTAAGACATGGAGGTTTGTCGTTGGTCCAGACGACAGATTACATTTATCCTATTGTGGATGATCCTTATATGATG ggaCGGATAGCGTGTGCCAATGTCCTAAGTGACCTTTATGCCATGGGGGTCACAGAATGCGACAACATGTTGATGCTCCTTGGAATCAGCAATAAAATGACAGATAGG GAAAGAGACAAAGTGATGCCTCTAATTATCCAGGGTTTCAAAGATGCAGCAGAAGAGGCAGGAACATCTGTTACTGGTGGCCAAACAGTGTTAAATCCCTGGATTGTTTTAGGAGGAGTGGCCACGACAGTCTGTCAGCCTAATGAATTTATAAT gCCAGACAATGCAGTGCCAGGAGATGTGCTTGTATTAACTAAACCCTTGGGAACACAAGTGGCTGTAGCTGTCCACCAGTGGCTAGATATT CCAGAAAAGTGGAATAAAATCAAACTAGTGGTGACGCAAGAAGATGTAGAACTAGCATACCAGGAAGCAATGATGAATATGGCACGACTGAACAGAACAG CTGCTGGACTCATGCACACTTTCAATGCACATGCGGCTACAGACATCACAGGATTTGGAATCCTGGGGCATGCACAAAACCTTGCCAAGCAGCAGCGAAATGAGGTGTCCTTTGTTATTCATAACCTTCCTGTTCTTGCTAAAATGGCTGCTGTCAGTAAGGCTTGCGGCAATATGTTTGGCCTCATGCATGGGACTTGTCCAGAGACTTCAG CTGTTAACTCCAGAGCAGTGAATATCTGA